A genome region from bacterium includes the following:
- a CDS encoding zinc ABC transporter substrate-binding protein: protein MKFLLLLCASLVVAVPSAAEPLRVVTTLPDLADLVTQVGGEDVDALALVQGPQDPHFIEPRPSFLTRLHRADLFVQNGLELELGWASTLLARARNPKIRPGGSAHVDVSRAIQPLEVPDATLDRSAGDLHRYGNPHFLVDPLNGLRVAWLLREELSRIRPERADAFRARSDAFSRELMEHLVGTELAAAHSPEELARALESGRLDKLGTAGGWWAATGALRGRKVIQDHRVFPYLLARFGLVSLGELEPKPGIAPTSGHLARLVEIMKQEQVGLVLHSVYFDRRHADRVASETGARVVELAHQVGSIEGSNDYLSMIGENVRRLREAVDE from the coding sequence TGCCTCGCTCGTCGTCGCCGTTCCCTCCGCTGCGGAGCCGCTGCGGGTGGTGACCACGCTGCCCGACCTCGCGGACCTGGTCACGCAAGTGGGTGGCGAGGACGTGGACGCCCTGGCTCTCGTTCAGGGCCCCCAGGATCCCCACTTCATCGAGCCCCGGCCGAGCTTCCTCACCCGGCTGCACCGCGCGGACCTGTTCGTTCAGAACGGGCTCGAGCTGGAGCTTGGCTGGGCGTCGACGCTGCTGGCCCGGGCCCGCAACCCGAAGATCCGCCCGGGCGGCTCCGCCCACGTCGACGTCTCCAGGGCTATTCAGCCCCTCGAGGTACCGGACGCGACCCTGGACCGTTCGGCAGGCGACCTCCATCGCTACGGCAACCCGCACTTCCTGGTGGACCCGCTGAACGGGCTCCGCGTGGCCTGGCTGCTACGCGAGGAACTCTCCCGGATCCGTCCGGAGCGCGCCGACGCGTTTCGCGCCCGCAGCGACGCCTTCTCCCGCGAGCTGATGGAGCACCTCGTCGGCACGGAGCTCGCCGCGGCCCATTCGCCCGAGGAGCTGGCCCGCGCCCTCGAGAGCGGCCGCCTAGACAAGCTCGGCACCGCGGGCGGCTGGTGGGCGGCGACTGGGGCACTGCGCGGACGCAAGGTGATTCAGGACCACCGCGTCTTCCCCTACCTGTTGGCGCGTTTCGGGCTGGTGAGCCTGGGCGAGCTCGAGCCCAAACCCGGCATCGCGCCGACCAGCGGGCACCTGGCCAGACTCGTCGAGATCATGAAGCAGGAACAGGTCGGTTTGGTTCTCCACAGTGTCTACTTCGACCGCCGCCACGCCGACCGCGTGGCCAGCGAAACCGGAGCGCGGGTGGTAGAGCTGGCCCATCAGGTGGGGAGCATCGAAGGCAGTAACGACTACCTGTCGATGATCGGCGAGAACGTGCGTCGCCTCCGGGAAGCAGTGGACGAGTGA